The Methylacidimicrobium sp. B4 genome contains a region encoding:
- a CDS encoding sigma-54 dependent transcriptional regulator, with amino-acid sequence MATILIVDDDAALSEALAETVRDLGRQARIALSGADALSILALGSIDGILLDLRMPGMDGLELLARIREEPDAPPVAVLTAHATAANTIEAMRLGAFDHLTKPIGRADLARLLGEMEGARPRLGLRSEARPAEFIGSSEAMRKIQKTIGRVADSDATVLILGETGTGKELVARAIHDHGRRRDKPFVAVNCAAVPAELWESELFGYLRGAFTGAHADRKGAFLEADGGTLFLDEIGEMPISMQPKLLRALQERVITPIGGKPIPVDVRIISATNRDLSERVRAGAFRQDLFYRLHVVPIDLPPLRARIADILPLAEHFLASSGKALAADAAARLIQHPWPGNVRELRNVLERAAVLVRGERITASDLALAPSAENPSPFDWPEEDLPSALSRLEELLIRRALARSHGNRAEAARTLGIHRQLLYAKMRRYGWNPSEAKGEEPAEES; translated from the coding sequence ATGGCCACGATCCTGATCGTCGACGATGATGCCGCGCTCTCCGAAGCGCTGGCCGAGACCGTCCGCGACCTCGGCCGCCAAGCCCGGATCGCCCTGTCGGGCGCCGATGCGCTCTCCATCCTGGCCCTCGGATCGATCGATGGAATCTTGCTCGACCTTCGGATGCCGGGGATGGATGGCCTCGAGCTGCTGGCGCGCATTCGGGAAGAGCCCGACGCTCCCCCCGTCGCGGTGCTGACCGCCCACGCCACGGCGGCCAACACGATCGAAGCCATGCGGCTGGGCGCCTTCGACCATTTGACCAAGCCGATCGGCCGGGCCGACTTGGCCCGCCTCCTCGGGGAGATGGAGGGGGCGAGGCCGCGGCTCGGCCTCCGATCGGAAGCTCGGCCTGCCGAGTTCATTGGCTCGAGCGAAGCGATGCGCAAGATCCAAAAGACGATCGGCAGGGTGGCGGACAGCGATGCCACCGTCCTGATCCTCGGGGAGACGGGAACGGGCAAGGAGCTGGTCGCCCGCGCGATCCACGACCACGGCAGGCGTCGCGACAAGCCCTTCGTCGCCGTCAACTGCGCGGCGGTTCCCGCCGAGCTCTGGGAGAGCGAGCTCTTCGGCTACCTCCGGGGCGCCTTTACGGGGGCTCATGCGGACCGGAAGGGCGCATTTCTCGAGGCCGATGGAGGGACGCTCTTCCTCGATGAAATCGGCGAGATGCCGATCTCGATGCAGCCAAAGCTCCTCCGCGCCCTCCAGGAGCGGGTGATTACGCCCATTGGCGGCAAGCCGATTCCGGTCGACGTCCGCATCATCTCCGCCACCAATCGCGATCTTTCCGAGCGGGTCCGCGCGGGCGCCTTCCGGCAAGATCTCTTCTACCGGCTCCATGTCGTGCCGATCGATCTACCGCCCCTTCGGGCGCGGATCGCCGACATTCTTCCGCTGGCCGAGCATTTCCTGGCCTCCTCTGGCAAGGCGCTCGCGGCCGACGCCGCCGCCCGCCTGATCCAGCACCCGTGGCCCGGCAATGTCCGGGAGCTGCGGAATGTCCTCGAGCGGGCGGCGGTGCTCGTCCGAGGGGAACGGATCACCGCCTCCGATCTGGCGCTCGCCCCCAGCGCGGAGAACCCATCCCCTTTCGATTGGCCCGAGGAGGATCTCCCTTCGGCGCTCTCCCGGCTTGAGGAGCTGCTGATCCGTCGGGCGCTCGCCAGAAGCCATGGCAACCGGGCCGAGGCGGCCCGGACCCTGGGCATCCACCGCCAGCTTCTCTATGCCAAGATGCGGAGGTACGGCTGGAATCCCTCCGAAGCCAAGGGCGAGGAGCCCGCCGAGGAGAGCTAG